The following proteins come from a genomic window of Caloenas nicobarica isolate bCalNic1 chromosome 6, bCalNic1.hap1, whole genome shotgun sequence:
- the NEUROD1 gene encoding neurogenic differentiation factor 1 yields MTKSYSESGLMGEPQPQGPPSWTDECLSSQDEDHEVDKKEEDLEGLHAEAEEDSLRNGEEEDEEDDLDEEEEEEEEEEDDDQKPKRRGPKKKKMTKARMERFKLRRMKANARERNRMHGLNAALDNLRKVVPCYSKTQKLSKIETLRLAKNYIWALSEILRSGKSPDLVSFVQTLCKGLSQPTTNLVAGCLQLNPRTFLPEQSQEVPPHVAAAGAPFPAHPYPYQSPGLPSPPYGTMDSSHLFHLKPPHAYGAALEPFFESGLAEGASPAFDGPLSPPLSVNGNFSFKHEPAADFDKSYAFTMHYPAAAAALAAAPAHAAIFPAAASRCEIPVDGLAPYEGHPHHERVLSAQLNAIFHD; encoded by the coding sequence ATGACCAAGTCGTACAGCGAGAGCGGGCTGATGGgtgagccccagccccaggggccCCCGAGCTGGACGGACGAGTGCCTCAGCTCCCAGGACGAGGACCACGAGGTGGACAAGAAGGAGGAGGACCTGGAGGGTCTGCACGCCGAGGCCGAGGAGGACTCGCTGCGGAACggcgaggaggaggacgaggaggacgACTTGGacgaagaggaggaagaagaggaggaggaggaggacgacgACCAGAAGCCCAAGAGGCGGGGCcccaagaagaagaagatgaccAAGGCGCGCATGGAGCGGTTCAAGCTGCGGCGCATGAAGGCCAACGCCCGGGAACGCAACCGCATGCACGGCCTGAACGCGGCCCTGGACAACCTGCGGAAGGTGGTGCCCTGCTACTCCAAGACGCAGAAGCTCTCCAAGATCGAGACCCTGCGCCTGGCCAAGAACTACATCTGGGCGCTCTCCGAGATCCTGCGCTCGGGCAAGAGCCCCGACCTGGTCTCCTTCGTGCAGACCCTCTGCAAGGGCCTGTCGCAGCCCACCACCAACCTGGTGGCCGGCTGCCTGCAGCTCAACCCACGGACTTTCCTTCCCGAGCAGAGCCAGGAGGTGCCGCCCCacgtggcggcggcgggcgcccCCTTCCCGGCCCACCCCTACCCCTACCAGTCCCCCGGGCTGCCCAGCCCGCCCTACGGCACCATGGACAGCTCCCACCTCTTCCACCTCAAGCCGCCGCACGCCTACGGCGCCGCGCTCGAGCCCTTCTTCGAGAGCGGCCTGGCCGAGGGCGCCAGCCCCGCCTTCGACGGGCCGCTCAGCCCGCCCCTCAGCGTCAACGGCAACTTCTCCTTCAAGCACGAGCCGGCCGCCGACTTCGACAAGAGCTACGCCTTCACCATGCACtaccccgccgccgccgccgcgctggcCGCCGCGCCCGCCCACGCCGCCATCTTcccggccgccgcctcccgctgCGAGATCCCGGTCGACGGCCTGGCGCCCTACGAGGGCCACCCCCACCACGAGCGGGTCCTGAGCGCCCAGCTCAACGCCATCTTCCACGACTGA